A window of Cyclopterus lumpus isolate fCycLum1 chromosome 14, fCycLum1.pri, whole genome shotgun sequence contains these coding sequences:
- the pou2f3 gene encoding POU domain, class 2, transcription factor 3 isoform X2 — translation MDSATGPNGIDFHRQIKREEVHDSPHSAATLKTCHLTQSSPGPGGQLSGELTSLHTMQQLLMPPSHLASPSPFLLSQSPTSHQALLQQNLLSLPCQSQTSLLQHQPGLALTPQAMSRSGLVGPSMENHMDMSHLQMPKHMAVPLQEEPSDLEELEQFAKAFKQRRIKLGFTQGDVGLAMGKLYGNDFSQTTISRFEALNLSFKNMCKLKPLLEKWLSDAENSPPDSMSNPTSLPPLIEGYGRKRKKRTSIETNIKLTLEKRFLDNPKPNSEEITLISEQLGMEKEVVRVWFCNRRQKEKRIYCPVTSLSVKSHSYNSRMFQATSSRSYSPPATGGVSSNSSPNSREPSPNSLSAASISLTSQVNPASYSTPGSWYRTWNSAYHH, via the exons ATGGATAGCGCCACAG GGCCAAACGGAATCGACTTCCATCGTCAA ataaagagagaagaggtcCACGACTCGCCTCATTCAGCCGCCACACTGAAGACATGCCACCTGACACAGAGCTCTCCAGGGCCTGGAGGTCAGCTGTCTGGG GAGCTCACCTCTCTTCACACCATGCAGCAGCTTCTGATGCCCCCGTCTCACCTGGCGTCTCCCTCACCCTTCCTGCTCTCCCAGAGCCCCACCAGCCACCAAG CCCTTCTGCAGCAGAACCTGCTGTCCCTTCCCTGTCAGAGTCAAACTAGTCTCCTTCAGCACCAACCTGGTCTGGCTCTGACTCCCCAG GCTATGAGCCGCTCCGGTCTGGTAGGCCCGTCTATGGAGAACCACATGGACATGTCCCACCTGCAGATGCCCAAACACATGGCAGTGCCACTGCAGGAGGAACCCAGTGATCTGGAAGAGCTGGAGCAGTTTGCTAAAGCCTTCAAGCAACGACGCATCAAACTGGGCTTCACACAG gGGGACGTGGGCCTTGCGATGGGAAAACTGTACGGGAACGATTTCAGCCAGACCACAATCTCCCGTTTCGAGGCTCTGAACCTCAGCTTCAAAAACATGTGCAAGCTCAAACCTTTGCTGGAGAAATGGCTGAGTGACGCAG AGAACTCACCTCCCGACTCGATGAGCAACCCCACCTCTCTGCCGCCGCTGATAGAGGGTTACGGACGCAAGCGGAAAAAGAGGACGAGCATTGAAACGAACATCAAGCTCACTCTGGAGAAGCGTTTCCTTGAT aacCCCAAGCCCAACTCTGAGGAGATAACCCTGATCTCGGAACAGCTCGgcatggagaaggaggtggtTCGAGTTTGGTTCTGCAATCGGCGtcagaaggagaagaggatctACTGCCCGGTGACGAGTTTATCGGTCAAGTCACACAGCTACAACTCCAGAATG TTTCAGGCCACGTCTTCCAGATCCTACAGCCCTCCGGCTACCGGCGGAG TTTCATCGAATTCCTCTCCAAATAGTCGGGAGCCTTCTCCCAACAGTCTGTCAGCAGCCTCCATCTCTTTAACGTCTCAGGTTAACCCGGCTTCCTACAGCACGCCAGG GTCCTGGTACCGCACGTGGAATTCTGCGTACCATCACTGA
- the pou2f3 gene encoding POU domain, class 2, transcription factor 3 isoform X1, which translates to MSADPVEQSEAPAEQAGPNGIDFHRQIKREEVHDSPHSAATLKTCHLTQSSPGPGGQLSGELTSLHTMQQLLMPPSHLASPSPFLLSQSPTSHQALLQQNLLSLPCQSQTSLLQHQPGLALTPQAMSRSGLVGPSMENHMDMSHLQMPKHMAVPLQEEPSDLEELEQFAKAFKQRRIKLGFTQGDVGLAMGKLYGNDFSQTTISRFEALNLSFKNMCKLKPLLEKWLSDAENSPPDSMSNPTSLPPLIEGYGRKRKKRTSIETNIKLTLEKRFLDNPKPNSEEITLISEQLGMEKEVVRVWFCNRRQKEKRIYCPVTSLSVKSHSYNSRMFQATSSRSYSPPATGGVSSNSSPNSREPSPNSLSAASISLTSQVNPASYSTPGSWYRTWNSAYHH; encoded by the exons ATGAGCGCAGACCCGGTGGAGCAGTCGGAGGCTCCAGCCGAGCAGGCAG GGCCAAACGGAATCGACTTCCATCGTCAA ataaagagagaagaggtcCACGACTCGCCTCATTCAGCCGCCACACTGAAGACATGCCACCTGACACAGAGCTCTCCAGGGCCTGGAGGTCAGCTGTCTGGG GAGCTCACCTCTCTTCACACCATGCAGCAGCTTCTGATGCCCCCGTCTCACCTGGCGTCTCCCTCACCCTTCCTGCTCTCCCAGAGCCCCACCAGCCACCAAG CCCTTCTGCAGCAGAACCTGCTGTCCCTTCCCTGTCAGAGTCAAACTAGTCTCCTTCAGCACCAACCTGGTCTGGCTCTGACTCCCCAG GCTATGAGCCGCTCCGGTCTGGTAGGCCCGTCTATGGAGAACCACATGGACATGTCCCACCTGCAGATGCCCAAACACATGGCAGTGCCACTGCAGGAGGAACCCAGTGATCTGGAAGAGCTGGAGCAGTTTGCTAAAGCCTTCAAGCAACGACGCATCAAACTGGGCTTCACACAG gGGGACGTGGGCCTTGCGATGGGAAAACTGTACGGGAACGATTTCAGCCAGACCACAATCTCCCGTTTCGAGGCTCTGAACCTCAGCTTCAAAAACATGTGCAAGCTCAAACCTTTGCTGGAGAAATGGCTGAGTGACGCAG AGAACTCACCTCCCGACTCGATGAGCAACCCCACCTCTCTGCCGCCGCTGATAGAGGGTTACGGACGCAAGCGGAAAAAGAGGACGAGCATTGAAACGAACATCAAGCTCACTCTGGAGAAGCGTTTCCTTGAT aacCCCAAGCCCAACTCTGAGGAGATAACCCTGATCTCGGAACAGCTCGgcatggagaaggaggtggtTCGAGTTTGGTTCTGCAATCGGCGtcagaaggagaagaggatctACTGCCCGGTGACGAGTTTATCGGTCAAGTCACACAGCTACAACTCCAGAATG TTTCAGGCCACGTCTTCCAGATCCTACAGCCCTCCGGCTACCGGCGGAG TTTCATCGAATTCCTCTCCAAATAGTCGGGAGCCTTCTCCCAACAGTCTGTCAGCAGCCTCCATCTCTTTAACGTCTCAGGTTAACCCGGCTTCCTACAGCACGCCAGG GTCCTGGTACCGCACGTGGAATTCTGCGTACCATCACTGA